A stretch of DNA from Bacillus marinisedimentorum:
GGGATTTTTCGATAAACTCCTCATTGATATTTTCAAATGATTTCTCAAAGATTGTCATGAAGTCTTCCCCGTAAATATTGCGGACAATGCACATAACTTCAAGCATTTCAGGAAATTTACCATAAAGGTTCCGTAAAGGAAGCGCCCCGCTGTGTACGTCATTTTCCTTTGGATTGTAACTTTCCATCGTCCTGAGCAGCAGTTTTTCCCCATCATCCGTCAGTTCTACATAAGTATTACGTTTGTCATTCTGCTTTTTGGAGAAAGTAAGGTAGCCTCGTTCTTCAAGCTTTTTAGAGAAGTTGAAAGCTGTCGAAACATGCATAACCCCGAACTTGGAAATCTCAGAAATGGAAGCGCCTTTCAAGTGGTAAGCAATCCAAAGAATATGATGTTCATTAATATTCAAATCAAATGGTTTGATCCATTGCTGCCAGTCTTTCTCAATCGCTTTCCAGAGGGCTTTGCTCAGCTGGGC
This window harbors:
- a CDS encoding HTH-type transcriptional regulator Hpr — translated: MKENDNTREMVEALIFSQRVAQLSKALWKAIEKDWQQWIKPFDLNINEHHILWIAYHLKGASISEISKFGVMHVSTAFNFSKKLEERGYLTFSKKQNDKRNTYVELTDDGEKLLLRTMESYNPKENDVHSGALPLRNLYGKFPEMLEVMCIVRNIYGEDFMTIFEKSFENINEEFIEKSRSLLVEEKNENEENLTANL